The Suncus etruscus isolate mSunEtr1 chromosome 14, mSunEtr1.pri.cur, whole genome shotgun sequence genome contains a region encoding:
- the ADGRG5 gene encoding adhesion G-protein coupled receptor G5: MQALSRFRVKPGGRQPTPLKGPHWHHLVFPEGKLRLKVFVPDPALQPVMAMWQEQLDQAWVPTELSFFSAYVLELPSAGLMVSGEAGLWNGETSQDPQKLMERMEKLASKSKGRSRMLSPVNVVRDLEMSLLNISLQGSQRTFRTPRIQSLAFDLYCNNFTGLSLDKVRGAQTTHAMNFPAELTQTACQARPQKLRLICIYFFMTTFFQTENKTSLLNNYVLGAQLGHEHVHDLKESVAIRFYHNRSLEGYTATCVFWKEGASQRYWGTWSPEGCRTSHPSSSEVHCSCDHLSYFAVLMQMAPAPPQVLEPLTYISNVGCSISIVSSLLAAPLHFHTRKQGESLTYIHMNLHGSVLLLTITFLLSPMLATPQVSGALCKALGAILHCLLLSCFTWTAIEGFNLYILLGRVYNCYFRHYVLKLCVVGWGLPAFLVLLVLAIDSSMYGHYIVPLSARSGDNLDARNTSMCWVRSSKVRATLVIGYGGITCLFNLLVLGWALRTLRGLRARGQALGARARRDVVSVLGLTVLLGTSWTLGFFLPFGVFLVPQLFIFTIVNSLYGFFLSLWFCSVKYHSKAKIKTETKMETVSTSRITQ; encoded by the exons atgcaa GCCCTGTCACGCTTCCGTGTGAAACCTGGGGGCAGGCAGCCTACACCTTTGAAGGGCCCACACTGGCACCATCTCGTCTTTCCAGAGGGGAAGTTGAGGCTGAAAGTTTTTGTGCCTGACCCAGCCCTACAGCCTGTGATGGCCATGTG GCAGGAGCAGCTGGACCAGGCATGGGTCCCCACAGAACTGTCCTTCTTTTCTGCCTATGTCTTGGAACTGCCCAGTGCGGGACTCATGGTAAGTGGGGAAGCGGGCCTGTGGAATGGAG AGACCAGCCAAGACCCCCAGAAGCTGATGGAGAGAATGGAGAAACTGGCCAGCAAGTCCAAGGGGAGGTCAAGGATGCTGTCTCCTGTGAA tgTTGTCCGAGACCTGGAGATGAGCCTGCTGAACATCAGCCTCCAGGGATCCCAACGCACTTTCCGGACACCCAGAATACAGAGTCTGGCCTTTGACCTGTACTGCAACAACTTTACCGGATTGTCTCTTGACAAGGTCAGAGGA GCCCAGACCACACATGCCATGAACTTCCCAGCAGAGTTGACCCAGACTGCCTGCCAGGCTCGCCCCCAGAAGCTGCGCCTCATCTGTATCTACTTCTTCATGACCACCTTCTTCCAG ACTGAAAACAAGACATCTCTGCTCAATAACTATGTGCTGGGGGCCCAGCTGGGCCATGAACACGTGCACGACCTCAAGGAGTCAGTGGCCATACGCTTCTACCACAACAGGAGCCTG GAAGGTTACACAGCAACCTGTGTCTTCTGGAAGGAGGGAGCCAGCCAGCGCTACTGGGGGACATGGAGCCCTGAGGGCTGTCGCACCAGTCACCCCTCATCTTCTGAAGTGCACTGTAGCTGTGACCACCTCAGCTACTTTGCAGTTCTCATG CAGATGGCCCCAGCCCCACCTCAAGTGCTGGAGCCACTCACCTACATCAGCAACGTGGGCTGCAGCATCTCCATCGTGTCCTCGCTGCTCGCTGCCCCTCTGCACTTCCACACCAG GAAGCAGGGTGAGTCCTTGACGTACATCCACATGAACCTTCACGGCTCCGTGCTGCTCCTGACCATCACCTTCCTGCTGAGCCCGATGCTGGCCACTCCCCAGGTCTCTGGTGCTCTGTGCAAAGCCCTGGGTGCCATCTTACACTGCTTGCTGCTCAGCTGCTTCACCTGGACAGCCATCGAGGGCTTCAACCTCTACATCCTTCTGGGACGCGTCTACAACTGCTATTTCCGTCATTACGTGCTCAAGCTCTGTGTGGTGGGCTGGG GGCTCCCTGCATTCCTGGTGCTTCTAGTCCTCGCCATTGATAGCTCCATGTATGGGCACTACATAGTCCCCCTCTCTGCCCGCTCGGGTGATAACTTGGATGCCCGGAACACGTCCAT GTGCTGGGTGCGGAGCTCCAAGGTGCGCGCCACCTTGGTCATTGGCTACGGGGGCATCACCTGCCTCTTTAACCTACTGGTGCTGGGCTGGGCCCTACGGACACTGCGAGGGTTGCGGGCCCGGGGGCAGGCGCTGGGCGCTCGGGCCAGGCGGGACGTGGTCTCGGTGCTGGGTCTCACCGTGCTGCTGGGCACCTCCTGGACTCTGGGCTTCTTCTTACCCTTCGGTGTCTTCCTGGTGCCCCAGCTCTTCATCTTCACCATCGTAAATTCACTCTATG GTTTCTTCCTCTCCCTGTGGTTCTGCTCCGTGAAGTACCACTCAAAAGCCAAGATCAAGACCGAAACCAAGATGGAGACGGTCAGCACATCCCGGATCACACAGTAG